The window CGGATAAGCAGCCAGCATGGCATCCATTTCATCCCGGATAGCAATTAATTCCTCCGGCTGCCAGGAAAAACCGTCCACGCCCTCGTCATTGGAGAGGAGCTGCATATGGACTTTCAGGCCGACGTCCTTAATCTTACGGATGATCTCCTCGGTCTTGCCCAGCTGTTTTGGGGTGATGGTATAGAGATAATAGGTATAAGGATCGCCTGCGTAGTTGGTGCTGGAGATTTTAAAGGTGTCTTTGCCGCGCAGGGTTTTTTCATCCTCAGGAGTGCCCCAGAGGGAAAGTCCGACCATCATGTCCGGGAAACGATCCCTAGGCACCTTGATGAGGCCGTTGGTGGCGCAAAAGGTGGGCATACGCTTATAAAAGGCTTCAATCCGATCTAGGCAGAGGGTGGGTTCACCGCCAATGAGGATAGCCAGATTCACCCCGCGCTCCATCTCTTTTTCTACAAAGGTATGCCATTTCGCAATATCGTTTTCCTCGGCTGCCGCCTCGTGTTCACCAGAGGAGAAGAAAAAGCAGCCCTTGCAGCGCAGGTTGCAGCGGTTGGTCACATCGTAAATGGAACTGCGGAAATTCAGCTTGGAAATTCGTTTATACCGCTCGTACCAATGGTCATCCAGCAGGGAACTGACAGTTTTCATAATGGAAAATTTTACGGAGTATTTGAAGGCGGATTGGTAAAGGTGTCGCAGAGATTTGCTCCTTTCTCGTAGCCTCTGACCCAGACGCTGAGATAGGTGTCCACATAGTCCAGCCAGGCCGAGAAGGTCGTAGGATCGGTGGCGTGGCGATACATCCTGGCCGTGACCACGGCACTGCCCGCCGCATAATGACGGCAGTCCGCGCAGTCCGTGTCCGGGACACAGCAGGCCGCATCACGGTCCCATTGCAGATCCGTCCGGTATTGCCGGAAGGAACGGCCAAGACCGATAGCTGTGGACGGGTTCATCCGGGGATAAGGACAGGAGAAAAGATCATGCAGGCCCTGCTCATGGGTATGGGCAACAATATTATAGGGGGAAAAGAGCACGGTCCGGGGAAATTCCGTCAGCAATTCCAGCATAACCTTGCGGGTTTTTGCCAGGGTTTCAGCGGTATGGCGAAGATGA is drawn from Candidatus Electrothrix rattekaaiensis and contains these coding sequences:
- a CDS encoding radical SAM protein, whose amino-acid sequence is MKTVSSLLDDHWYERYKRISKLNFRSSIYDVTNRCNLRCKGCFFFSSGEHEAAAEENDIAKWHTFVEKEMERGVNLAILIGGEPTLCLDRIEAFYKRMPTFCATNGLIKVPRDRFPDMMVGLSLWGTPEDEKTLRGKDTFKISSTNYAGDPYTYYLYTITPKQLGKTEEIIRKIKDVGLKVHMQLLSNDEGVDGFSWQPEELIAIRDEMDAMLAAYPETVISCKYYHEIITTGQMLGRPFGWMECPSVTLSIDNRAPQPKRLINFIRWSSDLQTMHRCCTSETRDCSTCKDGAAHMSWVMVNKRAHMRSSQDFQNWIEVYEMFAKLYQFIPW